The DNA sequence TTCGTCACTCCGAAAGCATGCGAGAACAATTTGCCCATCCGGTATTGGTATTCGTCCAGAAAACCTTGGATATCATAGTCGTATTGCGCCAGCATTTTGCTGGTGATCAGCCCGCAGGCGACCGCATCCTCCACGGCATTATGGTGATTATCGATCGTCATGCCGAAGTAGTCCAACACGGTCGGCAAGCGGTTATTGTGCAGATCCAGCATACGCTGCGCCATCTTGCAGGAACAGAAAAACTCATTCTGCATCTTCGGCAGTTTGTAAGTTTCAATCGTTTGTTGCAGGCAACTCATATCGAATTGGGCAAAGTGGGCCACCAGCGGATCGGTTCCGATGAAGGAACGGATGTCTGGGTATAGGCCGGCAAAGTCGGGTTCACGAGCGACCATGTCCTCGGTGATGCCGTGGATTTGAATATTTCCGCGGCTGAAATACTGGCGCGGATTGATGAGCGCATAGTAGCGATCGATTTCCTTGCCGTCGGAAAAGCGGCTCAAGCCAATGGAACAGACGCTGTCACCACGGCTGTTTGCAGTTTCAAAGTCAATGGCGACGTAATCCATGTGCATACATACTCCTTTTGATTGTTTAGTGAAAAATGAATAGATGGCTTATTGCTGCTGCAAAGCCATGATCTGTTGGTAATAAGGGATCATGCTGCCCAAAGCCGCGCCGATGATGAAAAACAACAGCATGCGGATCAAAATATAGGCCCAGCTTGCTGTATAATCCCGGGACGGGTTTTTATTGGAGCGTCGGAAGAGGATGAACATGCCGATCCCCGCAATCCAGCCGATGCCCGACAAAAGCGCCTGCGAAGTCGCAGGATTCAGGTAGCCGATCACGAAGCCGACAACCGTGGCAAACGCCAACAAAAGCCTTTGCTTCATTTTTTCTGTCATCAAAATTTCCCCCTTTTTCGTAAGCCTATTCTACCACAAAGGGCGCTTGTGGAATACGGTTGTGATCCGACAAAAAAGCCTTTCCGATTATGCGGAAAGGCGGGAGTGTTTCATAAAAACAACAAGCCGTCGAGATCTAAGATGACGATTTCGCGGTGATTCAGTTGTTTGATGAGGTGGTGGTCCTCCAACGAACCCATCTTGCGGCTGATCGTTTCCGGAGTCGTTCCGAGGTAGGAAGCCAGATCCTTCTTCGACATCGGCAAGGTGATGGTGTCGCCGTCCTTCGTGGCCAGTTCGGCAAGGTAGAGGGCCAAGCGGGCTTCGACTTTTTCGGTCGCCACGTAGGTCGTCTGCCGTTCCGACTTTTCCAGACGGTTGGAGAATTCCTGCAGCAATTTCAAAGAAATGGCAGGGTATTTCAACAAAAAGTGCTGTAGATCGTTCCTTTTCATCCGGCAAACTTGGGTTTCCTTCACCGCTTCGGCATAGGCTTCGTGCTTCGATTCGCTGAAGAGGGCCAACTCACCAGTGAAATCGCCAGGATTGAGGAAACGCACGAGCTGCTCTTTTCCGGACTCGGCCAGCCGGTAAATGCGGATCAGGCCGGAATGGAGGATATAGAGTGTATCCGACGTATCATCGGGGCGGTAGAGCAGTTCGCCTTTTTTGTAGGTCGCCGGATGCGTGACGGACATGATTTCGTCCATCTGGTCCGGCTCCAAGTGATTGAAGATCGGCACCAGCGAAATGCAGGATTTGTGCGAGTTGCAGGCGCAGTCTCCGCCGCAATTGTGCGCTGGTTTATGGGTTTCGTTCATAGGGAAAATCCTCCGTTTCGGAATGGGACAGGCAGTCTTGGTTGCTTAAATTGTACCGCAAACCGTAGGCTGCATGCGAATTTTATCTTGGATGTGAGCTTTTTATAACGACTGATGGCTAGTTTCACGGGTTAGCCCTTCGGAAAGGATAAAGGAACCCCTTGTCTCTACGAGCCAAGGATACTATTCGACTAACCTGCTGACGCAGGAAGTCTCTCAGCATATTGCGCTCTACGATGCTCAGTCGGCACGATTTCCTAAATTTCTCTCATGGCTGAACGAACCCGTTCCGCTTTTCTTCCGGTTGAAGCCGATTAAACGCATAGCGTTCAGGATGACGGCCAGGATGCTGGCTTCATGAATGAACATACCGCTGGCGAGATGGACGGAACCCATCAGCACGCCCGCCAAAAGGAAGAACACGACTCCAACCGCAATGGCGATGTTCTGTTTCATGTTGCGCATGGTCGCCTTTGAGAGCGAATAAGCATGGGAAAACTGCATCAGTTTGTCGGCCATCAGCACAACATCGGCTGTCTCCATCGAGATGTCGGTCCCGCCTTCGCCCATGGCCAAGCCGATGTCGGCTGTCGCGATGGCCGGTGCATCGTTGATGCCGTCACCGGCCATCGCCACGACGGCGCCATCTGCCTGCAGTTGTTTGACGAAACGCACTTTGTCCTCCGGCAACAGCTCGGCATGGAAAGCGTCCAATCCCAATTGTTCGGCGACCGCTTGGGCGGTGTGGCGGTTGTCCCCCGTCAGCATAATGATCTGTTTGATGCCGTTGCGGCGCATTTCGGCCAAAGCCTGCGGTGCGTCCTCGCGGATCTGATCAGCAATGGAGAAGAGCCCGGCGAGCGTGCCGTCAATGGCCACGAAAACGACGGTATTGCCGGTTTTTTCGCGTGCAATCGCGTAGATTTCTGCTGCTTCATTTATCAAGATTCCGGACTGGACCATCAGTTTGCGGTTGCCGGCGACGAGACGTTGACCTTCAACTGTCGCTCTCAATCCGTGGCCTTTGATGACTTCCGCATCTTTCGGCGCAACAGATATTTCCAGCCCTTGTTGATGTGCGTATTTCACGATTGTTTGTCCGAGATGGTGTTCGGAAATGCGCTCCGCCGAAGCCGTCAGCTGCAGCAGTTCGCTGCGATCGGCGCCACTGAGGACATGGATATCGGTCACTTCCGGTTTGCCTTTCGTCAGCGTGCCGGTCTTGTCGAAAACAAGTGTATCGACTTTGGAAAAGCGATCCATGACCTCGCCACCTTTCACCAGCACGCCGTATTTGGCGCCGTTGCCGATGCCGGCCACGTTCGATACCGGAGCACCGATCACAAGCGCACCCGGGCAGGCGATCACAAGGAAAGTGATGGCAAGATGCAGGTCGCGCGTCCAAACGTAAACGATGACGGAGAGCACCACAATCGCCGGCGTGTAGAAGTTGGCGAAGGCATCTAGGAAACGTTCGGCCTTGGATTTGGATTCCTGCGCCTCTTCGACCAATTCAATAATTTTTGCGAAAGTTGTGTCATCGCCGACCTTTTCCGCGATCATTTCAATGAAGCCATCGTCCACCAATGTACCCGAAAAGACTTTGTCATCCAAGGATTTATTGGCCGGGATCGCTTCTCCCGTCACAGCGGCTTCGTTGATGGCCGCCTGACCCTTCACGATGATGCCGTCAACCGGAATTTTGCCGCCGGGCTTGATGAACAGCCGATCCCCGACAGCCACTTCCTCGACCGGCACAACGACTTGATCGGTGCCATGCAGGACGATCGCTTCCTGGGGCGCCATGTCGATCAACGACCGCAGAGAAGAGCGGGTCTTTTCCAAGGTGCGTGCTTCCAGGAAGTCACCGAACAGAAACAGGAAGGTGACGACGGAAGACTCCGTATATTCGCGGATGAACAGCGCACCGATGACGGCAATCGTCACCAGCAGCTCGATGCTGAAAGCCTTCATCCGCAACGCCAGATAGGCTTTGTACATGATCGGAACCACCGCGATGAGCGTCGCGAAGATAAGCGCGAAGTCAGCAGCAGTGGTATATCCGAGGGTTTTCAAAGCAAAACCGATGACGATTAGGAAGCCTGATAGTGCGGTAATGCGGTTTTTGTATTTATTTATCCATTTGATCATTTTAATGACCTCCTCTGGTATTTTCCTATAGCCTAATCATACGCCATCAGGCAGGAAAGCGACTTGATGGGGGTCAAGCTTTGGATGCGCAATTTCGCTCAGCAGAATCTCAACCGTTTTCCTCCGGCGAACGGAGGCTACGCCGGAGTACGGCCCACATTTAAGTCTTGTGCTCCGACGAAACCCTGCCCGCAGGAGAAGAGCCCGCAAGTTACCGCTGTTCTCCGGTGTGGGAAGCCTCACCGGAGGAGCGCAGCGACTTCACCGCTCAATGGTATCCGAATACAAAAAAAGCTGCCCGCAAATTGCAGGCAGCCGAGTCCTTCGTCAGGACAGATATAAATAGAAGACTAAATCGCATCCCCATCGACAACAGCAGCTTCATCATTCAGGATGGAAGAATCAAATTCCCCGATGTTGCGGGAAGAAACGACGCCAGCCAGCATGCTGTCGTTGACGTTTGTCAGCGTGCGCATCATGTCGATGACCGGTTCAACGGAGATGACAAGTCCGGCGATTGTGACAGGCAAGTTCATGGCGCCCAGAACGATCAAAGCGGCGAAAGTAGCACCGCCGCCGACACCGGCAACCCCGAAGGAACTGATCGTAACGACCAAGATCAATGTCAATACAAAACCGATGCTGGTGACGTCGATGCCCAAAGTTGGAGCCACGATGGTCGCCAACATGGCAGGATAGACGCCCGCGCAACCGTTCTGACCGATCGACAAGCCGAAGCTGGCGGCGAAGTTGGCGGAAGCATCATCGACGCCCAAAGCTTTCGTTTGTGTTTCAACGTTCAACGGCAGTGCGCCGGCGCTGGAACGGGCAGTGAAGGCGAAGCTCAATACCGGGAAAGCTTTTTTGAAGTAGGTAATCGGATTGACGCCGACTCCAGCCAAAATCAAGCTGTGCACCAGCAGGACGACCAGTAACGCGGCATAGGAAGCGACCACGAACAGTCCTAAGTTGACGATGGCTTGGTAACTGGATGTCGCCATCATTTTGGTCATCAAGGCCAAGATTCCGTATGGAGTCAGACGAAGGACCAAAGTAACGATGCGCATGACGATCGATTGGATGACTTGCAACCCTTTCTTGAATAGAGCGGCATTGTCGGGTTGTTTTTTCTTGATGCCCATATAAGCGATTCCGACAAAAGCGGAAAAGACCACGACGGCAATCGTACTCGTGCTGCGCAGACCGGCCAGATCCTGGAAGATGTTGGTCGGGATGAAGCTGAGCACTTGACCAGGAATCGTCAAGTCAGCGACTTGTGTCTGTTGGGTAGTCAAAGCTTCGATCCTTGCAGTTTCAGCGGTACCTTGCGTGAATTGCGCGCCATCAAGATTGAAGAGAATGACCGATGCCCACCCGATCAGAGCCGCGATGGCGGTTGTGCCCAGCAAAGTGCCAAGAACGGATCCGCTGATTTTGCCCAGATTTTTGGTTTCCTCGATGCGGGTAAAAGCGCCCACGATAGAGACGAAAATCAATGGGATGATCAGCATCTGTAGGAAGCGGACGTAACCGTTACCGACGATATTGATCCAATCGATTGCAGTGATTGTGATTGTGCTGTCCGGTGCAAAAAGCAATTGGATGGCTGCCCCGAAGATAACCCCTAAAGCCAGTGCGATGAAAACACGTTTTGAAAACTTGACGTGTTTGGCGCCCAAACGATAAAGTGCGAAAAGCAATGCCGCAAATACAGCTAAAATAATGACAATGGAAATGATATCCATTTGAATTCCTCCTTAAATTTATCTATCCCGAGAACGTAAAAAAGCCCTCGTCCCTATACTCCAAATACTTGGAATACAGGGACGAAAGCTCTTCGTGATCCACCCTTATTCGCACGACCCTCGCGGATGGTGCCTTATGAAGTACGCAAAACCAGCCATACTTCTGTACGCTATCGGGTACAAACCGAAATGACACTAACGCATCATTTTGCTCCGAGACGCATTTTCGCTTTCCTGACCATGCCTCTTCTCACCGATTGAGGCTCTCTTTGATGACCGTGAAAGGTACTTCTTCTCTTCAACGCACGTTTATTTTCATTTGTTTTTTCATGATAGCACGCTTATTTTTCAAAAGCAACTTATTTGGATTAGAGATGATTCTTTAACGTTTATAATTTTGGAAGATCCAGCACCGCCTCAACGCGGTCTGTTTGAAGGAGGCTGAACGTTATTCAGCCAATTCAATTTTCTTCAGACGATAAAAAAACACAAACCCCCAAAAGAAAAAGTCTTTTTGGGGGTTGTGAATGTGATCATCATATTTTAATAGGTAAGCATCTCAGCAACGCTATTTGACAGAGAACCAAAATTTACTCCATCTGTACGAGAATAGGAATAAATTGAGTTTTTTCAAGGCGTTTTATTATTCTACAGTAACACTCTTAGCAAGGTTGCGTGGTTTGTCAACGTCATAGCCACGTTCAAGTGTTGCGTAGTAGGCGAATAATTGTCCCGGAACAACAGCTAATAAAGGTGTTAACGCTGGATGAACGGCAGGCATTACGAATTGATCGCCTTTCTTTTCCAATCCTTCCATAGCAAAGATAAGCGTATTGGCTCCACGGGAACGTACTTCCTCAACGTTACCCCTGGTGTGGGAAGCAACGTTTTTCTGGGTAATGATCGCAAGGACTGGTGTACCCTCTTCGATCAAAGCGATTGTGCCGTGTTTCAATTCTCCAGCCGCAAATCCTTCCGCTTGTATGTAAGAAATTTCTTTTAATTTCAGCGATGATTCCATACATACATAGTAATCCAATCCGCGACCGATATAGAAAGCATTACGGGCGCTCTGAACATAGTCTATTGCAAAGTCGTGAATGGTCTCTTTATCATTGATGATGACATCCATTGCATTAGCAACAATGCTTAATTCGTGAGCCATGTCGATATCGGTTTGTACACCTTTTGTTTTTGCTAAAATTTCGCAAAGCATTGCTTGGACCGCGATTTGGCCAGTGTAAGCTTTTGTTGAAGCAACAGCGATTTCAGGGCCGGCATGTAACAATAAAGTATATTTTGCTTCACGTGAAAGGGTAGAACCTGGTACGTTTGTAATCGTCACAGCAGGGAAGTTCCATTCATTTGTTTTTACAAGCACTTGGCGGCTGTCTGCTGTTTCGCCACTTTGAGAGAGGTAAATAAAGAATGGTTTACCTTGGATTAATGGCGTATTATATGAAAACTCACTGGACAAATGCACTTCTGTAGGGATTTTAGCAATATTTTCGAACAAGGATTTGCCGACCCAACCTGCATTATAGCTTGTCCCGCAAGCTATAATATGAATGCGATCCGCTTCTGCCAATTCTTTAAGTAAAGCGGCATCAATGTTGAATCCGCCTTTGTCATCGGAATATTCTTTAACGATTTTGCGCATAACGCCGGGTTGTTCATCGATTTCTTTCAACATGTAGAATGGGTAGGTCCCTTTTTCTAAATCACTTGAATCGAGATGAGCTGTGTATGGGGCACGTTCCCTAATTGTGCCATCGAATGATTCAATCGTAACCTTGTCAGCTGTTACAATAACCAACTCACCATCATGGATTTCAACGTACTGATTTGTCAGTTGGATCATAGCGATAGCATCACTGACGATACCGTTGAAAGTGTCGCCTTTAGCTATTAATAAAGGACTTTTATTTTTTGCGGCATATAAAGTGTTTGGAGTTTCTTTATCCATTAAAACAAACGCAAATGATCCCGTGATCACTTCAAGCGCTTTTTTGAAGGCTTCTTTTCCAGATAGATTATCTTTTTCAGCAAAATATTCGATAACAGCCACGGCAATTTCTGTGTCTGTTTGACCATTTAGAGCGACATCTTCCAAATAAGTTTCGTTCAGCTCACGATAGTTTTCGATAACCCCATTATGGACTAAAGTGAAACGTCCATTAGGGGACTGATGCGGATGAGCATTTTCAATGCTTGGTTCCCCATGGGTAGCCCATCGCGTATGGCCAATACCCTGATGAGCAAAAATGTCAAAATTTACTTTTTCTTTTAATGCAGCAATATGGCCTGTTTCTTTGAATATATGACCCTTTTTATTTTCATCAACAACATAAATTCCCGCTGAATCATAACCGCGATATTCTAATTTTTGTAAACCGGCAACTAAAATTTCTTGTGCCTTGCCTTTTCCGATGTATCCTACGATTCCACACATATCTAATCATCCTTTTCTTATATAAGGTAGTTTTGTGTTTTCTGGTGTGTGAATAGTTTTTTGTCAGCTCGCGCTGGTTGTTTTATTCTGTAGACTACACTAGCCTGAAGTCATCCGCCGAATCTTTCGATAAACTTCTTCCTCGTCACCCAAATGAAATTGGGTCTGGCGCTATCCCGATTGATTTATATATCCTCCTTTTTTATTTTCAGAAAACATCATTATGATAGCATGAATCTGAATATTAGGCAATCGACTATTATCCGTCATTCTAGAGCGTAGCTTCCCAAATTACTCGCGGTTGTCAGAAACGAAACAATGATGTTGTCAAAATTTATTTTGCCAAATTCACAAGTGCATTATCTTGAAAACGCATTCTTTTACCAATATACTATGCTTGTAAGTAAGTAATTGAACTTATACGAGGAGGAAAAATTCAATGGCTACAAATAATGATACTGCTGCAAAAGACGGTGTAAAAGTCAAGGTTCAAAAGCTGGGTAGTTTTTTAAGCGGGATGATCATGCCGAATATTGCTGGATTTATTGCTTGGGGAATCATCACTGCACTATTTATTGAAGTGGGTTGGCTGCCGAACGAAGAGCTAGCGACAATTGTTGGTCCGATGCTAACCTACTTATTGCCTATACTGATTGCTTTTACCGGAGGTCATAAAGTCTATGGTCACCGTGGTGGGGTTGTCGGTGCAATTGCAACTATGGGGGTTATCGGTGGATCTACAGTGCCGATGTTCATTGGGGCAATGGCAATGGGGCCGTTTGCTTCATGGTTGATCAAGAAATTTGACAAGGCGATGGAAGGAAAAATTAAATCTGGTTTTGAAATGTTAGTAAATAACTTCTCTGCTGGTATTATAGGCTTTATCCTTGCCGTGTTAGGTTTCTATGCTGTAGGTCCTTTCGTAGAGACATTCACAAGCATAATGGCAAATGGTGTTGATTGGTTGATTGGGGCCGGATTACTTCCATTGGCGAATATTTTCATTGAACCTGCTAAGGTTTTATTCCTGAACAACGCTATCAACCATGGTATTTTAACGCCATTGGGTATCGAACAGGCTGCAGAAACAGGTAAATCCATTTTGTTCCTATTAGAAGCTAATCCAGGACCAGGGCTTGGTCTGTTGGGTGCGTACATGTTGTTCGGTAAAGGTTCAGCTAAATCAACTGCAGCGGGTGCTGCAATCATTCATTTCTTCGGTGGGATTCATGAAATCTATTTCCCATATGTCTTGATGAATCCAGTTTTATTCCTTGCAGTTATTGCCGGGGGGATTGCGGGTACTTTTGTTAACTCAATTCTGGGATCTGGTTTAATCGCTGCTGCTTCACCTGGTTCAATTATTGCTATTTTCGCTATGAGTCCTAAAGGTGGATTTTTGCCAGTTATCGCAGGTGTCCTAGCCGGGGCGGTCGTTTCCTTCTTGGTAGCCAGTATCATCTTAAAAGCCACTAAACCAAGTGCAGAAGATGAAACGTCATTCGAAGATAAAGTTGCTCAGACCGTTGCGATGAAAACTGAATCAAAAGGCCAAGCGACTCAAGTATCTGCAGCAGGCACAAAAGAAGAAAATATCTCTGCCGGAAGCATCAAGAAAATCATTTTTGCTTGTGATGCAGGTATGGGTTCAAGTGCAATGGGAGCTTCATTGTTACGTAAAAAAGTAACGGAAGCCGGTATGGATATCCCGGTTACAAATATGGCCATCAGTAACTTAGAAGATGTAGAAGGTTTACTGGTTGTTACGCAGGAAGAGTTACTGCAACGTGCAAAAGCTAAAACACCTAATGCAGTGCATGTTGGTGTAAATAATTTCCTAAGCACTCCAAAATATGATGAAATCGTTGAAAAGCTTAAAAAATAGTTAAGATTTTTTCAAAATAAGCGGCAGCTAGCAACCTATTGAAAACGGGTGCTGGCTTCTGCTTTCAATTTTATAGAGTGCTAGCGAAATGAGTGAGTTTTATGTACCTGACACAACGAGAAAAAAAGATTATGATGCTGTTGCTGAATCAACCTAAGGGTATTTTGATTGACTATATCCGCAATCAGTTGAAAGTAAGTGAGCGCACGGTCTATCGAGATATGAAAAGTTTGGAAGATGTCTTAGCAAACTATCGAATAAAGATAAGCAATGATTCAAAAAGGGGATATTTCTTAAAAGGTTCTCTAGAGAATCTTCACCAGTTGCAAAAAGAATTGGATTTAAATTGGTCGGAGGAATTAACCACCCAGCAAAGACAGAGCCTGCTGATCATTGAATTGTTGACTGCAGAGGAAGAAATCAAAACAGAGGCATTAGCAAATCAATATAAAGTGGGAATAAGTACGATCCAACTTGATCTCCAAGCAATTGAAGAAACACTAAAAGCCTATCATATTGAAATTCAGCGAAAAAAAGGCCGTGGTATTTCAGCGCGAGGAACTGAGAGCGATATTCGGTTGGTCATTAGCGGGTTGGTTAATATGGAAATTGATGAATATAATTTTTTTCAAATTGTTGATGAAAAAAAATCACTTCAAAATAATCCTTTTTTTCAATACATTCAACCCTGGGATATGAAAGTGGCCTATGACATCATCACTCAGGTTGCAGCAGATTATTTCCTGCATGTAACTGATGTTCGGTTGAAAAGAATCACTACCTTTATCGCTGTGACGCTGTGGCGTTTAAAGGAAGGGAAAAGTATCTTCACATTATCTCAAAATAATTCAATAATCCAGGACGAAAGGGTTCTGGAAATCGCAAAAATAATTTTTGAGAAGATTCAGCAAACAACCAGAACAGAATACAATGAAAAGGAAGTTGCTTTCATAGCTTTTCAAATCCAAGGTTTGAATCTACCCGTAAATACAGCAGATTTTTTGGAGGGATTTGAGTCCAGTTTAGCTTACCATGTCCATGAATTGATTCGTCTTGTCTCTGATGAATTGAGTTGGAATTTCAATCAGGATGACACTCTGTTTAAAGATTTATTGTCGCATATTGGCGCCGCCATCAACCGAACCTATGTCCCTATGCCAGAAGGACATGAGGTGTTTCTGGATAAAATTTTTAAACAATATGATGCATTGGGCTCCACCGTTGAAAAAGCTTTAAAAGTAGTCTTTCCTACAGTCCGTTTCAGCAAGAACGAGATAGTCTACATCATTGTCCATTTTGCTTCTGCTGCTGAAAAAGTTCCAAGAATACATCAACTCTCAGCACTCCTGATTTGTTCGAGCGGAGTAGGAACCACCAAAATCTTAGAGACTCGTATCCGCCGCTATATACCTGAAATTCATGATGTCACGACTTCAAGCATCTCAAAATTACATGAATTAGAATTGGGTAATTTTGATTTGATTTTATCGACTACTTTCCTGCAAGGTTTTGAACATGATTATAAGGTTGTGACACCCTTGTTGATGGAGGATGAAATTATTGGTATACGTGAAAAAGTGAAAACCCTCATTCCTCCTGATCAAGCGGTATTTGAACCATTGAAAGGGAAATCCAGAGGTGATATCCCTTCCAGAGGGGATCAGGATTTCATGGAATATTATCAACTTTTCCAAACGGCTAAATTTGTACTGACGAATTTTGAGGTGTGCAAGATGGAAGAAGAGTCTTCAATACAAGCTTATTTGGAGGCTATTTGCCGACGGTTACAGGGGACAATCTTAGCGGATCCAATGGTCGTCCAAAAACAATTGCTGGAACGCATGCACTTAGCGCCGATTGGATTGCCGCAGACAGGCATTGGGTTCTTTCACTGCCTATCTGAAGAAGTGAAAAATCCGTTCTTTGGAATCTATGATTTAGCAAAATCTGTTCCTATTTTGGATATCAATAAAGATAGCATGGAATTGAAACGCGTCCTCTTGATGCTCGCTCCAGAAGATATTGATTCCTCAACAAAAGAAATACTTGGTGCCATTTCAGCATCTATGGTGGAGAGTAATTTAAATCTAGAAATTTTTAATTTGGGGACAAAGGAAAATATCGAAAAATTACTGAATAACCTGTTTGTAAATATAATAAAAAAATACAGTTAACAATAAGGAGAAAAAATTATGGCAATCTTAAAAGAGAGTAATATTTTATTGAATCAGGAATTCACATCAAAATATGATGCGATCCGAGTTGCTGGCCAACTGTTAGTTGATAATGGTTATGTGGAAAAAGAATATATCGAAAAAATGATTGAACGCGAAGATATGCTATCTGTTTATATAGGGAACTTTATTGCCATTCCGCATGGAACAGAGGATGCAAAAAAATTCGTTAATAAATCGGGCATTTCAGTTATACAAGTTCCGAATGGCGTGAATTTTGATGGGTCCTCTGATGACAAGTTAGTAACAATGGTTTTTGGAATTGCAGGCATAGGCAACGAACATCTGGATATTCTTTCGAAAATTGCGATTTATTGTTCGGAAATTGAGAACGTGGCTAAGTTAGTTGCCGCTACAGATAAGAAAGAAATCATCGAATTATTGGGAGGCTTGGAATAATATGTTAGATATACATTTTGGTGGAGGCAACATTGGTCGGGGATT is a window from the Trichococcus shcherbakoviae genome containing:
- a CDS encoding PTS sugar transporter subunit IIA, coding for MAILKESNILLNQEFTSKYDAIRVAGQLLVDNGYVEKEYIEKMIEREDMLSVYIGNFIAIPHGTEDAKKFVNKSGISVIQVPNGVNFDGSSDDKLVTMVFGIAGIGNEHLDILSKIAIYCSEIENVAKLVAATDKKEIIELLGGLE
- a CDS encoding transcription antiterminator; this translates as MYLTQREKKIMMLLLNQPKGILIDYIRNQLKVSERTVYRDMKSLEDVLANYRIKISNDSKRGYFLKGSLENLHQLQKELDLNWSEELTTQQRQSLLIIELLTAEEEIKTEALANQYKVGISTIQLDLQAIEETLKAYHIEIQRKKGRGISARGTESDIRLVISGLVNMEIDEYNFFQIVDEKKSLQNNPFFQYIQPWDMKVAYDIITQVAADYFLHVTDVRLKRITTFIAVTLWRLKEGKSIFTLSQNNSIIQDERVLEIAKIIFEKIQQTTRTEYNEKEVAFIAFQIQGLNLPVNTADFLEGFESSLAYHVHELIRLVSDELSWNFNQDDTLFKDLLSHIGAAINRTYVPMPEGHEVFLDKIFKQYDALGSTVEKALKVVFPTVRFSKNEIVYIIVHFASAAEKVPRIHQLSALLICSSGVGTTKILETRIRRYIPEIHDVTTSSISKLHELELGNFDLILSTTFLQGFEHDYKVVTPLLMEDEIIGIREKVKTLIPPDQAVFEPLKGKSRGDIPSRGDQDFMEYYQLFQTAKFVLTNFEVCKMEEESSIQAYLEAICRRLQGTILADPMVVQKQLLERMHLAPIGLPQTGIGFFHCLSEEVKNPFFGIYDLAKSVPILDINKDSMELKRVLLMLAPEDIDSSTKEILGAISASMVESNLNLEIFNLGTKENIEKLLNNLFVNIIKKYS